In the Leishmania donovani BPK282A1 complete genome, chromosome 31 genome, one interval contains:
- a CDS encoding serine/threonine protein phosphatase pp1(5.9), putative, translating to MVGLSKVEVIIGKLLLNPAHNTAAPKRDANSPLSSFARQSRLKAFQAETAAAAAAGAPKADSANRTGHTRGRSSSSISDPREFATGEMTEEEVVYLVMESRKLFMSQPMLIEIEAPVNVCGDVHGQYHDLLRLFELGGYPPDSNYIFLGDYVDRGEQSLETVCLLLAYKLNFPNNFFLLRGNHESSSINRIYGFFDECKRRYSVKLWKLFTDTFNCMPVAGLIDGRILCMHGGLSPELHNLDQIRRILRPSDVPDSGLICDLLWSDPADDPIIGFGENDRGVSWTFGENVVENITQALDLDLICRAHQVAEEGYKFFAKRKLLTVFSAPNYCGEFNNYGAFLCVDENLMCSVKQLVPLFEVDDFE from the coding sequence ATGGTTGGGCTTTCGAAGGTAGAGGTCATTATCggcaagctgctgctgaacccGGCCCACAACACGGCCGCGCCGAAACGAGATGCAAATAGCCCTCTCTCGTCTTTTGCAAGGCAGTCGCGGCTGAAGGCCTTCCAGGCAgagacggcagctgcggctgcggctgggGCACCCAAGGCAGATTCGGCCAATCGCACCGGCCACACTCGAGGccgcagcagtagcagcatcTCCGACCCGCGGGAGTTCGCGACGGGGGAGATgacggaggaagaggtggtgtACCTCGTGATGGAGTCGCGAAAGTTATTCATGTCGCAGCCGATGCTGATCGAGATAGAGGCCCCGGTGAACGTGTGCGGTGATGTGCACGGACAATATCacgacctgctgcgcctcttcgaACTTGGCGGCTACCCGCCGGATAGTAACTACATCTTCCTCGGCGACTACGTTGACCGTGGCGAGCAGTCGCTAGAAACCGTTTGTCTGCTGCTCGCCTACAAGCTGAACTTCCCCAACAACTTTTTCCTTCTCCGTGGCAACCAtgagagcagcagcatcaatCGCATCTACGGCTTCTTCGACGAGTGCAAGCGCCGCTACAGCGTAAAGCTCTGGAAACTCTTTACTGACACCTTCAACTGCATGCCGGTGGCCGGTCTCATCGACGGACGCATTCTGTGCATGCACGGCGGCCTTAGTCCGGAGCTGCACAACCTAGATCAAATCCGTCGCATTCTGCGGCCATCTGACGTGCCGGATAGCGGTCTCATCTGCGACCTGCTCTGGTCGGACCCCGCCGATGACCCGATCATCGGCTTTGGCGAGAACGACCGCGGCGTTTCATGGACCTTTGGGGAGAACGTGGTGGAGAACATCACTCAGGCGCTGGACCTGGACCTGATCTGCCGTGCGCACCAGGTCGCCGAAGAGGGCTACAAGTTCTTCGCGAAGCGAAAACTCCTGACCGTTTTCTCGGCTCCCAACTACTGTGGCGAGTTCAACAACTACGGGGCCTTCCTGTGCGTCGATGAAAACCTCATGTGCAGCGTAAAGCAGCTCGTGCCGCTCTTCGAGGTGGACGACTTCGAGtga
- a CDS encoding 2-oxoglutarate dehydrogenase, e3 component, lipoamidedehydrogenase-like protein, producing MRAIGYGKSVCIVEGGRIGGADLWGGTVPSKMMYEIAHFAASLTGPEFARDLVNPDEMQSIVDSIPSERITQLLKKTCAEKEREYRAFLEASGVQLIEGKATFANPNEIDIHTEGTGEYRSLQADNVVIATGAIPRSHAFAKCDHNRILNSTDVFQLPIPASMVVIGAGAMGCEVASMFAKLGRTKVRLVDKAPRILPKEDEDVASYVQRHLIRRGVVIHQGCRLFDLEAGEEDCRYSLRDIFSGDIETYHAERAMVAVGRQPNVGALGLENTKMRVENGQLDCDEYGRCKPYKHIYCIGDATGRQKTVNTAQTAGQAVVDTMFGCSPKLAVSNNALTNIATDMFLEDEVASIGLSEKQCRARGIGYIVARLEYKHLTRSIVMGAKDGFVKMIVTNDREKRVLGVRAVGPHAGSVVEVASLPILKNESVYTMLKHNPAYPSLVSGVIECAAMLVGRGARCSNVVEGISIKDWTPADRA from the coding sequence ATGCGTGCCATCGGCTACGGCAAATCGGTCTGCATCGTCGAGGGCGGCCGGATAGGTGGCGCGGACTTGTGGGGCGGCACTGTGCCGTCTAAAATGATGTATGAAATTGCCCACTTCGCGGCCTCCCTGACGGGCCCGGAGTTTGCGCGGGACTTGGTGAACCCGGATGAGATGCAGAGCATTGTCGACAGCATCCCCAGCGAGCGcatcacgcagctgctgaagaagACGTGTGCGGAGAAGGAACGCGAGTATCGCGCATTCTTGGAGGCATCGGGGGTGCAGCTGATTGAAGGTAAGGCAACATTCGCCAATCCGAACGAAATCGACATCCACACGGAGGGCACTGGCGAGTATCGCTCTCTTCAAGCCGACAACGTCGTCATCGCGACCGGCGCAATCCCGCGCAGCCACGCCTTTGCCAAGTGCGACCATAACCGCATCCTGAACTCCACTGACGTCTTTCAGCTGCCGATACCGGCGAGTATGGTGGTGATCGGCGCCGGGGCGATGGGGTGCGAGGTGGCGTCCATGTTCGCCAAGCTGGGACGCACCAAGGTCCGCTTGGTAGACAAGGCCCCGCGTATTCTGCCgaaagaggacgaggacgtcgCGTCCTATGTGCAGCGTCACCTCATCCGTCGTGGCGTCGTCATTCATCAGGGCTGCCGACTCTTTGACCTGGAGGCTGGCGAGGAGGACTGCCGGTACTCGTTGCGCGACATCTTCAGTGGAGACATCGAGACCTACCACGCCGAGCGCGCtatggtggcggtgggacGCCAGCCCAACGTTGGGGCGCTGGGTCTGGAGAACACGAAGATGCGGGTTGAGAATGGGCAGCTCGACTGCGACGAGTACGGCCGCTGCAAGCCGTACAAGCACATCTACTGCATTGGAGACGCTACAGGGAGGCAGAAAACGGTAAACACCGCCCAAACGGCAGGCCAAGCAGTTGTTGACACCATGTTTGGCTGCTCCCCCAAGCTGGCTGTGAGCAACAACGCCCTCACGAACATTGCGACCGACATGTTCCTGGAGGATGAGGTCGCAAGCATTGGCCTAAGCGAGAAGCAGTGCCGTGCGAGGGGCATCGGCTACATTGTGGCGAGGCTTGAGTACAAGCACCTCACCCGCTCCATCGTGATGGGAGCGAAGGACGGGTTTGTGAAGATGATCGTGACGAATGACCGCGAGAAGCGAGTGttgggtgtgcgtgccgtgGGGCCGCATGCCGGCTCCGTCGTGGAGGTGGCCTCGCTGCCGATTCTCAAAAACGAGTCCGTGTACACGATGCTCAAGCACAACCCCGCCTACCCGTCACTGGTGTCAGGGGTGATAGAATGCGCGGCGATGCTGGTCGGTCGCGGTGCCCGGTGCTCAAACGTGGTGGAAGGCATCTCCATAAAGGACTGGACCCCTGCCGACAGGGCGTAG
- a CDS encoding acetoin dehydrogenase e3 component-like protein: MLRRTLYVLARPRELAAASRDKAHFDVCVIGGGPAGIAAALRAADYNKRVCIVEKARLGGNDLWDGALQSKTMWECSSIMAKMRGDAAMRLYGESLDRYLEIDEVKMRQSMERVSRIREEQIQVALKASPNVELVFGRATFNSNHEIQCHNKRTKEFRSITADYFIVATGSKPRKHPYVATDGRLVMTSDHIMRAPLPKSLVIVGAGVIGCEFASIIGRLGKTKVSIIDKAPHILPREDPDIVRVIESGMDRAGIVVHHNSDLYDMQPWEETEEEAKARHPADPAPQSGVQYTLMDRTTRKLTTFQVERALISIGRVPDYSRLGIENTTLKTRGSQLHVNEFGQCVGTPHIFAVGDAATHMQLVSMGEAQAKLAVDYIYGTEPKVVPNLTETMSSVAFLTRAVASVGYNESQCREKGIAYIAARYSYEVVSRAVAAANTKGFVKIICADDPERRILGVRALGMNASTLVDIGALAIQNGQSVFDLAGRLTAYPAVSQAFQECLRSILDLPAQLHADPARGVKLTKWAPPDMSRGVAYKGKAAASG; encoded by the coding sequence ATGCTGCGCCGTACACTGTACGTTCTCGCCCGCCCTCGCGAATtggccgctgcgtcgcgggACAAGGCGCACTTCGATGTGTGTGTCATCGGCGGTGGCCCTGCCGGCATtgcggcggcactgcgggCCGCCGATTACAACAAGCGCGTCTGCATcgtggagaaggcgcggcTTGGAGGCAACGACTTGTGGGACGGCGCGTTGCAGTCGAAGACCATGTGGGAGTGCTCGTCTATCATGGCCAAGATGCGCGGCGATGCAGCCATGCGCCTCTACGGCGAGAGCCTAGATCGCTACCTCGAGATCGACGAGGTCAAGATGCGGCAGTCAATGGAACGAGTGAGTCGCATCCGCGAGGAGCAGATCCAGGTCGCACTCAAAGCCTCGCCGAACGTAGAACTCGTGTTTGGCAGAGCGACCTTTAACAGCAACCACGAGATCCAGTGCCATAACAAGCGGACGAAGGAGTTCCGCAGCATCACGGCGGACTATTTCATCGTCGCCACCGGGTCGAAGCCACGGAAGCACCCTTACGTGGCAACAGACGGGCGGCTGGTGATGACCTCTGACCACATCATGCGAGCCCCACTGCCGAAGAGCTTGGTGATCGTGGGCGCTGGCGTGATCGGCTGCGAGTTTGCCAGTATCatcggccgcctcggcaaaACGAAAGTCTCCATCATCGACAAGGCGCCGCACATCCTGCCACGGGAGGACCCCGACATTGTTCGCGTGATCGAGAGTGGAATGGACCGCGCCGGCATCGTGGTCCACCACAACTCCGACCTCTATGATATGCAGCCGTgggaggagacggaggaggaggcgaaggcgcggcACCCGGCCGACCCCGCGCCGCAGTCTGGCGTGCAGTACACTTTGATGGATCGCACGACGCGGAAACTGACAACATTCCAGGTGGAGCGCGCCCTCATCTCGATCGGCCGCGTGCCGGACTACTCCCGCCTCGGTATCGAGAATACCACTCTCAAGACACGTGGCAGCCAGCTGCACGTGAACGAGTTTGGCCAGTGCGTTGGCACGCCACACATCTTCGCCGTTGGCGACGCCGCTACGCACATGCAGCTCGTCAGCATGGGCGAGGCCCAGGCGAAGCTCGCCGTGGACTACATCTACGGCACGGAGCCAAAGGTGGTGCCGAACTTGACGGAGACCATGTCCAGCGTTGCCTTCCTGACCCGTGCCGTCGCCTCTGTCGGGTACAACGAGTCGCAATGCCGGGAGAAGGGCATTGCCTACATTGCTGCGCGGTACAGCTACGAGGTCGTCAGCCgtgccgtggctgctgccaaCACGAAGGGTTTCGTGAAAATCATCTGTGCCGACGACCCGGAGCGGCGCATCCTCGGCGTGCGGGCATTGGGCATGAACGCGAGCACACTCGTGGATATTGGTGCACTGGCCATTCAAAATGGCCAGAGCGTGTTCGACCTTGCGGGGCGCCTGACCGCGTATCCAGCCGTCTCGCAGGCCTTCCAAGAGTGTCTGCGGTCCATCCTAGACCTCCCAGCCCAGCTACATGCCGATCCGGCGCGTGGTGTCAAGCTGACGAAGTGGGCGCCACCTGACATGAGCAGGGGGGTGGCTTACAAGGGAAAGGCGGCGGCTTCCGGCTAG